From a single Hypomesus transpacificus isolate Combined female chromosome 14, fHypTra1, whole genome shotgun sequence genomic region:
- the syt12 gene encoding synaptotagmin-12 — MFWWEVGVYLGGFMVLLGVAGFNLWRLWKSGKFPAPSPFPNFNYRHLQDKYGNSFSEVRQKRVVANNHRRTSTTIPSSRKPSLALGDTPDDLRDLGHLEMMNREHMLDATVPVQLNRSISTDSLSSISSVANNFGHDFTVGQLEVTLEFEARPGPGPGLLHIALHQGKDLLEREEGDFPGCFIRVTLVPEEMNVGITRVQTNAFTVVFDERFSIPLEPSALEDNSLRFSAFGIDAEERNISAGVAELKLSDLDLSVRPFNAWLYLQDINKAVDAVGEILLSLSYLPTAERLTVVVAKAKNLVWTNGKTTADPFVKVYLLQDGRKISKKKTSMKRDDTNPIFNEAMIFSVPAVVLQVLSLRVTVAEVTEDGRGENVGHVIIGPEASGMGITHWNQMLATLRKPVSMWHPLRRT, encoded by the exons ATGTTTT GGTGGGAGGTGGGTGTGTACCTGGGTGGGTTCATGGTCCTGCTGGGCGTGGCCGGCTTCAACCTCTGGAGGCTGTGGAAGTCCGGCAAGTTCCCTGCACCCTCACCCTTTCCCAACTTTAACTACCGCCACCTGCAGGACAAATATGGCAACTCCTTCTCCGAAGTACGACAAAAG AGAGTGGTGGCCAACAACCACAGACGGACCTCCACCACCATTCCCTCCAGCCGCAAGCCCAGCTTGGCGCTCGGGGACACCCCCGATGACCTGAGGGACCTGGGCCACCTGGAGATGATGAACCGGGAGCACATGCTGGATGCCACCGTACCGGTGCAGCTCAACCGCTCCATCTCCACAGACTCCCTCAGCTCCATCTCCTCTGTGGCCAACAACTTTGGGCACGACTTCACTGTGGGTCAGCTGGAGGTGACCCTGGAGTTTGAGGCCCGCCCGGGGCCAGGCCCAGGCCTGCTCCACATCGCCCTGCACCAGGGCAAGGACCTGCTGGAGCGCGAGGAGGGGGACTTCCCTGGTTGCTTCATCCGCGTCACCTTGGTGCCAGAGGAGATGAATGTGGGCATCACTAGG GTCCAGACAAACGCATTCACAGTCGTGTTCGACGAGCGCTTCTCCATCCCGCTGGAGCCGTCCGCCCTGGAGGACAACAGCCTGAGGTTCTCCGCCTTCGGGATCgatgcagaggagaggaacatcAGTGCTGGGGTGGCAGAGTTGAAGTTGTCTGACCTGGACCTGTCTGTCAGGCCCTTCAACGCCTGGCTCTACCTACAGGATATCAATAAG GCAGTGGATGCAGTGGGGGAGATCCTGCTGTCTCTCAGCTACCTGCCCACCGCAGAGCGCCTCACAGTGGTGGTGGCTAAAGCCAAGAACCTCGTGTGGACCAACGGGAAAACCACtgcag ATCCATTTGTGAAAGTGTATCTTCTGCAAGATGGCAGGAAGATCAGCAAAAAGAAGACATCCATGAAAAGGGACGATACAAACCCTATCTTCAATGAAGCGATGATCTTCTCTGTGCCCGCTGTGGTGTTACAG GTCCTCTCCCTGAGGGTCACGGTGGCTGAGGTCACCGAGGACGGCCGGGGGGAGAACGTGGGTCACGTGATCATCGGCCCAGAGGCTAGCGGCATGGGCATCACCCACTGGAACCAAATGCTGGCGACCCTGAGGAAACCTGTGTCCATGTGGCATCCTCTGAGGAGGACCTAG